Part of the Desulfonauticus submarinus genome, TTTCTCCTTCGATAAGTGGATCTGTGAAGGCAACTCGTAAAAGTTCTTTTTCGCCCGAATAGACAGGTTTATTGCTAATATTTATATTTTTCTTAAAGATTATTTTTATGTCTTTAAGTATAGTAAATGGAGGCCAATGATATACACCTACCCCAACCCCATATGTGAATGTAATTGAAAGTAGTAATAAGAAAAATACGATTTTTCTAATTTTCAAACTTTGCGTGCTTTGTATATTCGCTTTTTTCATACTATTCCCTTTTTTCATTAACGCTAAGGTCAGCGGCGAGCGAGTAGCGAGTCCGCTGGACCGCCTTGTTAGATTACTTTATTATTTCTATAATTCTATTTATTACTTCTTGCAGCTTATGAATTTTCAAACTACCTATTTTATATAAAATTATATCTTTATCTGCTGTAAATATTTTATTAGGTCTTATATTACTTTCTTGTCTTAAGCCTCCTGCTGCAAAGTCATCATCTTTTAGGTCTATTGCATACTTATCTTTTATATTTTTACTTGTTATTTGACACAAAATTAAATCATATCCTTCTAAATTTGAAATTATTAATGCTGGTCTTCTTTTGCTTCCGCTTAAATCAGAAAAAGGAAAAGGAATAACCACTACATCTCCTTTTATAAATTTTTCCATGCTTCATCTTCCTCTGGAAGAAGCCAATCTTTTGATAGAGATTGCT contains:
- a CDS encoding type II toxin-antitoxin system PemK/MazF family toxin — protein: MEKFIKGDVVVIPFPFSDLSGSKRRPALIISNLEGYDLILCQITSKNIKDKYAIDLKDDDFAAGGLRQESNIRPNKIFTADKDIILYKIGSLKIHKLQEVINRIIEIIK